A single Lactuca sativa cultivar Salinas chromosome 8, Lsat_Salinas_v11, whole genome shotgun sequence DNA region contains:
- the LOC122195561 gene encoding probable inactive poly [ADP-ribose] polymerase SRO3 encodes MDQPVHNQDQEYITIEDDEITKPDSDSESNTKVAVPSYWQSGIFRNNNQLMLRRVEKGTSEYVNVARSFINGMRSFENHVDVVAIHRKNYKWSVMDEARAEAFRRFATAVANRNGGDPNIRFGWYGGFREEIRDILCYGFRRLEKSSSSYGRGVYFSPVNNSNASQKSIIADSDGAMHVLLCRLILGKLEPIPFGSQIDHPTSTEFNSGVDDLSSPKRYIIWEPYMNTFVLPLFIVTFKANSLIGVRKERWHAMMKILLTNFPKYLSSSKMAFIKKLHYDFYKKKISGETFVRNLRIIAGDDIIREIIRVHNTS; translated from the exons ATGGATCAACCTGTTCATAATCAAGATCAAGAATATATTACAATCGAAGACGATGAAATCACTAAGCCGGATTCCGATTCCGAATCAAATACCAAAGTAGCTGTTCCCAGTTACTGGCAATCTGGAATTTTCAGAAACAACAACCAGTTGATGTTGCGTAGAGTTGAGAAAGGAACCAGTGAATACGTGAATGTCGCGAGGAGTTTTATCAATGGGATGAGGAGTTTCGAGAACCATGTTGACGTCGTTGCGATTCACCGGAAGAATTATAAATGGAGTGTGATGGATGAGGCTCGCGCGGAGGCGTTTAGGCGTTTTGCGACGGCGGTTGCCAATAGAAACGGCGGAGATCCGAACATCAGGTTTGGTTGGTACGGCGGTTTTCGTGAAGAGATTCGTGACATTTTGTGTTATGGATTTCGTCGATTGGAAAAGAGTTCGTCATCTTATGGCCGCGGTGTTTACTTCTCTCCGGTGAACAATTCAAATGCGAG tcAAAAATCGATAATAGCTGATTCAGATGGAGCGATGCATGTCTTACTATGTCGCTTGATTTTAGGGAAACTCGAACCAATTCCTTTTGGTTCACAAATCGATCATCCGACATCGACAGAATTCAATTCGGGTGTCGATGATCTTTCATCACCCAAGAGATACATCATTTGGGAACCTTACATGAACACCTTCGTTCTTCCCCTTTTCATCGTCACCTTCAAAGCAAATTCATTAATAG GAGTAAGAAAGGAAAGGTGGCATGCTATGATGAAAATTCTGTTGACGAACTTCCCCAAGTATCTGAGTTCTTCAAAGATGGCTTTTATTAAAAAGCTTCATTATGATTTTTAT AAAAAGAAGATATCAGGAGAAACATTCGTAAGAAACTTACGAATAATTGCTGGAGATGATATTATAAGGGAGATAATTCGAGTTCATAATACATCGTAA
- the LOC111884898 gene encoding glutamate--tRNA ligase, chloroplastic/mitochondrial — translation MTEKRSCYPWKKKGKRRKRRMRNWNKNRWMNGLHSKALPMEELIKTVGDQWKSSDIPKESEGIFIEDTYKLLEGGVDVITDAEKSL, via the exons ATGACTGAGAAAAGGAGTTGCTACCCATGGAAGAAGAAAGGCAAAAGGAGGAAGAGACGCATGAGAAACTGGAATAAGAACAG atggaTGAATGGCTTGCATTCAAAAGCTCTTCCCATGGAAGAGTTGATAAAGACAGTTGGTGATCAATGGAAAAGCTCTGACATCCCTAAAGAGTCAGAAGGGATCTTTATAGAA GATACTTATAAGCTTTTAGAAGGTGGGGTTGATGTGATTACTGATGCAGAAAAGTCACTGTAA